In Monodelphis domestica isolate mMonDom1 chromosome 1, mMonDom1.pri, whole genome shotgun sequence, the sequence TCTTGGTTTGGAATAATGTGTTCAGAATGGGTGTGTGTGTAAATGTCTGTGTGTTTATAGTATACCTTTGTGGAGGAGTATTAAATTCCATACTTTTGTTAAAAAAGATTATCAACATACTTTAGGTCTTACCTATGGCAATAAGCATTATAATAAAGTCACAGAGAGTGGTTCATAAAACAGTTATCTTTCCATGCTCTGTATTAATTTTATACATGTCAAGGTCATGTTgctaaataatttcaaaatgtaaTTATTCATAAGGCCAtatagatagagaaacagagaggagagaaagacaggacAAAATCTTGGTAGATCACTTAAAGCCTACCTACCCTCAGACTTCGGAATACCTTTtgtctatgtgtatgtgtatgtgcatgtgcatgtgtgaatTTAAATTTATAGATATGCATAcagatgtatagatatatatgtatacagctAAAGATCTATATACATACGCACACACAAAAACATAATGTGTGTCTAAAGAGGATCATGGTAAAAgagattattttctcttttttaaatatgCATGCAAAATTGGGACAGGGGTAAATTTGTTGAGTAACATAATACTTTTTTAGGTAAAATGAACATATGAGATTCTTACAATAAATTAATCTCATAtcaaattaaactttttaaaatcttaccaAATTACTGCAtttgctttttcatttcatttttctttgttttaaaatattttagaagaaagaattttCTTAACAACATAGAAGATTGACCTCCACCAATGTGTTttagaaaatattatgaaaatagtacCACTTAAACAGTCCAATGAGATTTGTGTCTTCTTCACTACTAGTTGTCCAGTGTGACATATAAGGCATGAGCAAAATTCGATGTTTAATCATTGTGTGTCCCATTTAAgaagcttttttcttttgaaaattccaACTCTCTaaagaataatttcttaaaatttgatAGAACTAGTTTAAAACTTTCATTATATTAGGCtttaactaatttattttttcctgccttttttagGGTAGCAAAGTATTGTAGAATTTGTGCACAAAGCAGAAGTATtatttatgtgtattttttttaattacaggtAAAGATTATAGTTCCCAACAGCACAGCAGGTCTGATAATAGGGAAGGGAGGTGCTACAGTGAAGGCTATAATGGAGCAGTCAGGGGCTTGGGTGCAGCTTTCCCAGAAACCTGATGGGATCAACTTGCAAGAGAGGGTTGTCACTGTGAGTGGAGAGCCTGAACAAAACCGCAAAGCTGTCGAACTTATCATCCAGAAGATACAAGAGGATCCACAGAGTGGCAGCTGTCTCAATATCAGTTATGCCAATGTCACAGGTCCAGTGGCCAATTCTAATCCAACCGGATCTCCTTATGCAAACACTGCTGAAGTGTTACCAACTGCTGCAGCTGCTGCAGGGCTCTTAGGACATGCTAACCTTGCTGGAGTTGCAGCCTTTCCAGCAGTTTTATCTGGCTTCACAGGTAATGACCTGGTGGCCATCACCTCTGCACTTAATACGTTAGCCAGCTATGGATATAATCTCAATACATTAGGTTTAGGTCTCAGTCAGGCAGCAGCAACAGGGGCTTTGGCTGCAGCAGCTGCCAGTGCCaacccagcagcagcagcagccaatTTGTTGGCCACCTATGCGAGTGAAGCCTCAGCCAGTGGCAGCACAGCTGGTGGTACGGCGGGGACATTTGCATTAGGTAGCCtggctgctgctactgctgcaaCCAATGGATATTTTGGAGCTGCTTCTCCCCTAGCTGCTAGTGCCATTCTAGGAACAGAGAAATCCACAGATGGATCGAAGGATGTAGTTGAAATAGCAGTGCCAGAAAACTTAGTTGGTGCAATACTTGGCAAAGGAGGGAAAACATTAGTGGAATACCAGGAGTTGACTGGTGCAAGGATACAGATCTCCAAAAAAGGAGAATTCGTACCTGGCACAAGGAATCGAAAGGTAAC encodes:
- the NOVA1 gene encoding RNA-binding protein Nova-1 isoform X2, with product MATVFRIDPSFCLICREGNPLNVLYLEDGQYFLKVLIPSYAAGSIIGKGGQTIVQLQKETGATIKLSKSKDFYPGTTERVCLIQGTVEALNAVHGFIAEKIREMPQNVAKTEPVSILQPQTTVNPDRIKQTLPSSPTTTKSSPSDPMTTSRANQVKIIVPNSTAGLIIGKGGATVKAIMEQSGAWVQLSQKPDGINLQERVVTVSGEPEQNRKAVELIIQKIQEDPQSGSCLNISYANVTGPVANSNPTGSPYANTAEVLPTAAAAAGLLGHANLAGVAAFPAVLSGFTGNDLVAITSALNTLASYGYNLNTLGLGLSQAAATGALAAAAASANPAAAAANLLATYASEASASGSTAGGTAGTFALGSLAAATAATNGYFGAASPLAASAILGTEKSTDGSKDVVEIAVPENLVGAILGKGGKTLVEYQELTGARIQISKKGEFVPGTRNRKVTITGTPAATQAAQYLITQRITYEQGVRAANPQKVG
- the NOVA1 gene encoding RNA-binding protein Nova-1 isoform X4 — translated: MPQNVAKTEPVSILQPQTTVNPDRIKQTLPSSPTTTKSSPSDPMTTSRANQVKIIVPNSTAGLIIGKGGATVKAIMEQSGAWVQLSQKPDGINLQERVVTVSGEPEQNRKAVELIIQKIQEDPQSGSCLNISYANVTGPVANSNPTGSPYANTAEVLPTAAAAAGLLGHANLAGVAAFPAVLSGFTGNDLVAITSALNTLASYGYNLNTLGLGLSQAAATGALAAAAASANPAAAAANLLATYASEASASGSTAGGTAGTFALGSLAAATAATNGYFGAASPLAASAILGTEKSTDGSKDVVEIAVPENLVGAILGKGGKTLVEYQELTGARIQISKKGEFVPGTRNRKVTITGTPAATQAAQYLITQRITYEQGVRAANPQKVG
- the NOVA1 gene encoding RNA-binding protein Nova-1 isoform X1; its protein translation is MMAAAPIQQNGTHTGVPIDLDPPDSRKRPLEAPPEAGSTKRTNTGEDGQYFLKVLIPSYAAGSIIGKGGQTIVQLQKETGATIKLSKSKDFYPGTTERVCLIQGTVEALNAVHGFIAEKIREMPQNVAKTEPVSILQPQTTVNPDRIKQTLPSSPTTTKSSPSDPMTTSRANQVKIIVPNSTAGLIIGKGGATVKAIMEQSGAWVQLSQKPDGINLQERVVTVSGEPEQNRKAVELIIQKIQEDPQSGSCLNISYANVTGPVANSNPTGSPYANTAEVLPTAAAAAGLLGHANLAGVAAFPAVLSGFTGNDLVAITSALNTLASYGYNLNTLGLGLSQAAATGALAAAAASANPAAAAANLLATYASEASASGSTAGGTAGTFALGSLAAATAATNGYFGAASPLAASAILGTEKSTDGSKDVVEIAVPENLVGAILGKGGKTLVEYQELTGARIQISKKGEFVPGTRNRKVTITGTPAATQAAQYLITQRITYEQGVRAANPQKVG
- the NOVA1 gene encoding RNA-binding protein Nova-1 isoform X3, with the protein product MMAAAPIQQNGTHTGVPIDLDPPDSRKRPLEAPPEAGSTKRTNTGEDGQYFLKVLIPSYAAGSIIGKGGQTIVQLQKETGATIKLSKSKDFYPGTTERVCLIQGTVEALNAVHGFIAEKIREMPQNVAKTEPVSILQPQTTVNPDRIKQVKIIVPNSTAGLIIGKGGATVKAIMEQSGAWVQLSQKPDGINLQERVVTVSGEPEQNRKAVELIIQKIQEDPQSGSCLNISYANVTGPVANSNPTGSPYANTAEVLPTAAAAAGLLGHANLAGVAAFPAVLSGFTGNDLVAITSALNTLASYGYNLNTLGLGLSQAAATGALAAAAASANPAAAAANLLATYASEASASGSTAGGTAGTFALGSLAAATAATNGYFGAASPLAASAILGTEKSTDGSKDVVEIAVPENLVGAILGKGGKTLVEYQELTGARIQISKKGEFVPGTRNRKVTITGTPAATQAAQYLITQRITYEQGVRAANPQKVG